One segment of Campylobacter concisus DNA contains the following:
- a CDS encoding response regulator transcription factor: protein MQEYDILDVLSNKKVLCLEDEEAILKNICASLELFFAEVNGVTDGYDALELAMSDAYDVLVLDISVPNIDGLEIAKKVRTINQKIPIVILSSHVEQEYLWRAVELKITRYLAKPYDKKSFIKALEDVALELVGRKPTLRLNDELEYDFGKKVLYINGEISHLSKSESRLLEYFLNNKNQTITYEQIFDYIWEYEQPSKEAIKTIVKELRRKLGKDVIKNLYGVGYLCEI from the coding sequence ATGCAAGAATATGATATTTTAGACGTTTTATCAAACAAAAAGGTTCTTTGCCTTGAAGATGAAGAGGCGATTTTAAAAAATATTTGTGCTTCTTTGGAACTATTTTTTGCCGAAGTAAATGGTGTAACGGATGGCTATGATGCACTTGAGCTAGCGATGAGCGATGCTTATGATGTTTTGGTGCTTGATATAAGCGTGCCAAATATCGATGGCCTAGAGATCGCTAAAAAAGTAAGAACTATAAATCAAAAAATTCCTATTGTGATCTTATCAAGCCACGTCGAGCAAGAGTATTTGTGGAGAGCGGTTGAGCTAAAGATCACAAGGTATCTTGCAAAGCCATATGATAAAAAGTCATTTATAAAAGCCCTAGAAGACGTTGCTTTAGAGCTTGTTGGACGCAAGCCGACTCTTAGGCTAAATGATGAATTAGAATACGATTTTGGCAAAAAAGTACTTTATATAAATGGTGAAATTTCTCATCTAAGTAAGAGTGAAAGTAGGCTTTTAGAGTATTTTTTAAACAACAAAAATCAAACTATAACTTATGAACAAATTTTTGATTATATTTGGGAGTATGAGCAGCCAAGCAAAGAGGCGATAAAGACGATCGTAAAAGAGCTTAGAAGGAAGCTTGGCAAAGATGTGATTAAAAATTTATACGGTGTAGGTTATCTTTGTG
- the pyrE gene encoding orotate phosphoribosyltransferase, translating to MDLEKIYKEAGAYLEGHFLLSSGNHSQFYLQSAKVLEDPALAGKLADELARVIEKFGIRFDSVCSPALGGILAGYELARAAKKRFIFTERVEKVMSLRRGFEVKKGEKFIVCEDIITTGGSALEAARVIESLGGEVVGFAALANRGFCKVTNLDNEAKPNAKLPSDKPFFALGNFEFEIYEPEHCPLCKNGSKAIKPGSRGN from the coding sequence ATGGATTTAGAGAAAATTTATAAAGAGGCTGGGGCGTATTTAGAGGGACATTTTTTGCTAAGCAGTGGCAATCACTCGCAGTTTTATCTCCAAAGTGCAAAGGTGCTTGAAGACCCAGCTTTGGCTGGAAAGCTAGCTGATGAGCTTGCCCGTGTGATAGAGAAATTTGGCATTAGATTTGATAGCGTTTGCTCGCCTGCACTTGGAGGAATTTTAGCTGGCTATGAGCTAGCTCGCGCAGCAAAGAAGCGATTTATATTTACAGAGCGAGTTGAAAAGGTAATGAGTCTTAGGCGTGGTTTTGAGGTAAAAAAGGGTGAGAAATTTATCGTTTGTGAGGATATCATCACGACTGGCGGCTCGGCACTTGAAGCAGCACGTGTGATAGAGAGCCTTGGCGGTGAGGTAGTTGGCTTTGCAGCACTTGCGAACCGTGGCTTTTGTAAGGTTACAAATTTAGACAATGAAGCTAAGCCAAATGCCAAACTACCAAGCGATAAGCCGTTTTTTGCTTTAGGAAATTTTGAGTTTGAAATTTATGAGCCTGAGCATTGCCCACTTTGTAAAAATGGAAGCAAAGCGATCAAACCTGGAAGCAGAGGTAACTAA